TTTGGCTATGTTGCACcattagttaatattttctacaACAGGGATTTACatggggggaagaaaacaaagggtttcAACAGGAGTTGGTAACATTCATCTTAAACTCCATCTCTATCTTGGAGCCAGAGACAGCTAATCAGCATGGTTGAACATCAACAGGTCTTATGAGGGAACTTTGGTTTCTTAGGTGATAGGATTTCTTTCAGCCTCTGTTGACTAAGGCCTGCTGTTTAAGCTTGTCAGTTCCTCACTGCTGGAAGCTGAATTCTGATCCCTACACTTCTTATCCTGAAGAAGGCAACAGTCTTTTCAGAGCTCTACCAAGTTTTCCATGATGCCTTTTTTCGCTTTCATTTGCCAGCTTTTTAGCTGGAAAAATTCTGAAAGATATCTGCACTCTCGAGCCAATTCCGAAAACAGGATAGTCCTTTTTCTCTgatctgttttcttcccttgtcAGTAATGACTTCTCCAGTTTGTTTCACAATCACCAGTTTAGGAATTGCTGTTATGTTGTATTTCTTCTTCAGATCACTGAGggggaaatattaaaaataaaacacaccaTTAGagcatttaaagaaaactcCTAATCTCTTATGGAGGCTACTCCAGTCAGGAAAAATGGGACAACAGAAATGTGGAGGGGCTAGGCTTCCTCAGAGCTTGAGACAGAGCACTGGGCTGGGAGCCTACATGATGAAACATAGCTCTGGGAGTTCAGAAACTTGCAGCACTGTTCCTGTAACTGCTCTTCATTGCTGCCTGTGGTTTCCACAGGAGGCGAGACTCTCAGACTTAAAGATAAATTGAAAACAGATTATTaacacatgaaataaaaataacatttgtgAGGGAAAAGTCTAGAGGACACAAAACATATAAAGAGGAACAAAAACACTTGATGACACTGACACGTGATAAATAACGAGGCATGACTATTAATTACACATGACAGAGAAGAAAGTCTGCTATTTGTGCTCTATCATCCACACAAAGTAGTAAACAGAATTCACTGTTTACATAGATGAGTTGAAAGAAATGAGTAAGATGCAAActaaagaaatatgaaaaacagGAGAATATCAGAGGATACCACACAGGAAGCCACCTCAGCTGAGCATGACACAGGCCAGAgaaatggcaagaaaaaaaccaaacatctcAAGGAAAACAGTTTAATACCCATCACCCAGTTTGATTGCTACAGGACAAAAGAAAGAGGAGGTAAAGAACAAGGCACAAGGCTCTGTGTTTATGGAATGACCATATCTTCTAAACAAGAAATCCATCTCCCTTGAAAGGCTGACATTCaatgcaaatgaaaaagcaaaattcaggaCACAAATTTTTGAAACGAAAACTTAATTATTAGCACtgaaaatttgggggttttggcaTGAATTTTATTAAATCACAACTGTGGCAATTACAAGACTGTAGGAAAGCTCTGAGCTTATTGAACTTCTCAAGAGGCATCAGATAAAAGCAGAATTATCTGCCAAGAGTGTAGGTCAATAGGGTGACTTTCTAGCATTTCCAGAAACTCCAGAACCAGCTCATTGCCCCAGTTCcaactcagaaagaaaaacagataacAAATATCTGAAGTCCCCTTCTGTGTTTATCAGGACACTGTAAAACCAAATTCTTTCCAAATACACAGCAGTGGCAAACCCATTACTTTCACTAACACTGAAAGCACAAATAAGAAAAGGAAGCATTTGTGGaacacagctcagcaggcagagaATCAGGTTGGTGGTCACAGAGTCAGAAGCACATGAAGTGGTTTTTTCACCCTATTCAAACTAAGCTAAAAGGTAGAAAAACTATTCCTACCTCCTTGGCACATCTATTAATTGTAGTAGATGTTCACAGTAGAGAACCATGAATGAAACATTATAGATTCTACTGAATTTCtaatgttcattttaaaaggtAGAAGTTAAAGAAAATCCCTTCTAGTGCTTAGTCCTCATAAGCAATAATCCACAATTTCAGAGGTGGAAATGCAAACTATGGTGACTGACATCTAACAGAAACTGTGAGGAACATAAAATCCACACCTAAGATACAAGTTGTGCAGTCTAAGTTATGTCTGGAAAAATGTAATCAGTTTTGAGGAAGAAGTCACATGTTTCAGAAGGGGTTTAAGAAACAGATTAAGTGAATAGATGAGCTAAAAGTAACAACCTTGCCAAAGCAAGTGTAATCTGGTGTATGGAAAATTACCTTTCTACTTTGCCTTATATCAAAGTGAACAGAAATAAGGACCTTTAGAAGAACCAAGGGACATACGGAAGCCAAGCAATAACAGAATAACCAAATTCCAAAATATGAACAACAACTCtctcaaaacaaaatttaaatactaaataaaaacacagtgcCTGAGCACCACCACAAGCAAGAACATTTGCTGTGTGGGGTTCAAATGCTAAAGAAATTTGAATAGAAGAAAATATAGACATAGTTTAAAAACACATGACACTAACAAAAAGACACTCTCAATTATTTCCTGGGGGGCGATGTGGGGCGGGGGGGAGAAGagtcaaaatacagaaaataagacTTATGTGAAATACTGACCCAGATAACACATCCCTGAAACACGacttctgtatttttccataagagaagaaaaattaacagGTGAAGGACTCTGCTCTGCCATTTTGTTGGCTGAGCAATAACACAGGAAATActacaaaaccagaaataataAGGTATGAAAACAGGTATTATTTCTCGGtgaattctgaaataaaagcaattaaCTAAGAAACTCCATGACCTTTTTCCCTAATCTGCTAAAATGAGGGAGATAAAAACAGCATTCCAAAGCAAGTTTATATTGAAACCATGCAAAATACTATCACCTCATACCATTTGAATGACAAGATGGGAGGAAGATGCTTTTTATTGATTCAGTGGACAATAAATTATCCTGGGATGTTTAACACAATTGTAACAATCACAGACAGAACAGTAAGAAGCTGAAGGTAATTTGCTATGGAGACCAAACTTATGCTTTGTTTTCCTAAGGGAAAGCATAGACAGCTGATCCACTCCAGTATGGCATCTTGTTTACAAAGCCTCTGGGCTAAAGGTTGCTTGCATCAAACCAGACCCAAACATGCGTAGATTTTGCTTACATTTGCGTGCAACCTGCAAGATGAGTGGACCTCAGGAGCAGTTCTGCTGAAAATGCTTCTTGATCACTTTGTAGGTGCTTAcaaaaatgactttttaaacCTGTTAAGATCATCCTCTCCTACAGCGATGTAAAATCCCATGATTCACATGCACAGATTACATTAATGCCATGAGATAACCCAAGCAATAACTTAAGAAATCATTGACCATAAATAGAAATACCATGTGCTACAAAGGCAAACTCAACTCTCTCAAACTTAACAGTAAAATATAGTGATGTAAATGATAACATTCTTGCTCAGTTGACTAGCTATCCACAGTAAAGAATAAAGGCATATTCTGTGTCTTAGTGActagaaaaaaatctaagaCCCAAGCAGACAAAGCAGAAGGGGAAGctattaacaaaaaaacccaaaacaacacaaaaccaaaacaacagaaaaacccaCAACAGCTATGGAAGACTGAATGAGTAAACTTtggacaggcacagggaatCTTTCAACCAAAATCCTTTGAAGTATGAGACCTGGGCCATGAACATAAAAGGGCAACCTTCatttcaaagaatcacagaatatgctgagttaaAATAAGACCCAGAAttatcactgagtccaactcctggcccagCACAGGACCAAAAACATTGAGACAAACTGGAAGTCATAGCAATTTTTAGTCTTTTGATGCTTACAGAAAGGCTGGATGAAAATTTGTAAGAGCACAGACTTTGTATTTCTAGACAGTATTGAcattggcagggacagaggtaattttcttcacagtagcttgCATGTTACCAAAACAGCATTGctaacacaccagtgttttagctattgctgagcagtgcttataCAGCACCAAAGCCTTTTCTGTTTCCCATTTGCCATGCCATCCAGTAGAAGCTGGGGAGTCATGTCTGGGACAGCTGACACCAACTGACCGAAGAACATTCTATGATCAACaataaaagctgcagaaatttcTTCATGAAGTGAAATTTCTGCATTGTCAAATGTTAGTTGGATATGGTTGGGATTCAATTTCAAAGTGTCAGTTGAGATTCTGGAATGGCTAGTTTGAAAAGACTAAGAACAGGCAATTGATCCTAACTGCTCAGATACTTAACATCCCtcttctgcctttgtttttaaCAACACTTCCCTCCCTCAATATTTCTGCAGGTGCCAGACCACCCTCACACCTAAAACTTCCtaatataaaatgtaaatacaaaCGTTTTATTAACCTTTTACAGGAATTTTGTCATTCTAATTTTCACTGAGGTGTACAGGTCATAGACTCGGTAATACTTACTGCCTATCTGGAAACCTGCAAAAATTACTGCACAGGCTAGGCACCCTCTCAGAGAATGATACCTTTCACAACAGGGTTTAGTAAAAACGCAGCAGTATGTCTTTGTATATCATAACTAAAACATCAGTCCCATTTACTACCATTTTTTTGTTGACTTGTTCTGTCCTAcatctgcttttcctctctaTTATTCCCTTTCTGCTCCTAGTGCCCACTTCATACTAGACTGTCTTCACACCACCCCTTCAAGGATCAAAATCCTGTGCCTTGGGCAGCAAAAAAACTTTAAGTTAACTTGCAGACAGTCAAAGCAACAGTATTTCCTATTAGTTATGCCATGGACCATATGAAGTAGTAAAGGTGCAGTCCCTCCTCAAGGAAATAGGACTGACAGCATGGAAGAGTCACAGATCCTGCTTTGAATTCAGTATTTTGTTTAAcacttcagttttaaaacttTATACACTATGAGTAGGGATGCTGGCTACTTCTTAACAAGACAAAATTCATTACCATGAAACTCCACACTTCcatttgaaatgtgttttagaTGGCAGACTTAAAACTGGGTCTATGGTGTCTACAAGAGACAGCAGTCTATGCTGCAAATATGTATCTTAAACACTGAACTAACCTGCTAGAATAGTTTAACCTCACTGAAGATACTGAAATGCCTTCTTTACATGGTGTACAAAGTaagcaattaaaattattttcaatggAACTGTAAAAATATGAactaagaaattaataaataatattaataaaattattttttaaattatactcTTACTTAGAACTAGGATCTAGCCAGAATTATAGTTTGGTTTAGTGAATGCACATCTATCTGCTCTAAGTCTAGAATTATTCACCAGTATCCCTGATGCCAAATTACAAATTAATCCAACCCAAGCACCTTGAACAGCTCCACACAGGCCTTTATTGTTACTTGCAAGAAACACAGTTTCAAAGACATTGCTTTTTCGTATGCCTCTGCACTTTGTTCTGCAGTAACTATGATTTCAAAGTTATCTGTCGAGATGTTTCTCTACATGATTCTGAAGGACATCACAGGCTGCCACAGAAAAGCCAATTAATCTGTCTCTAGACCTTCACTCCACATGACCTGAAATGTCAGAAATAGACCTCTAATCCACAGAGGCTGAAGCTGTAAGTGCGTTCAAATGGGCTATGTTGAACAGCTTGCAGGATGCAGAGACTTCAAGTGCTACATTTCCATCAGGAAACTTGCCAGCATTCTATCATGATTAGTAGTTATTAAGTACAATTACTGTCCAGGATGATTTTGGAGAATTATGGAAAACATCATTGCCATTTCAACCTATCTGAAAGTCAATCAAAACTGTCATTAAAGGGCCTGATATTAACTGGCAGCTGACATGCAGGAATGAGCTGAGGAAAGATGGCTTCAGGTCCTTTGCTCTTGAGGTTGTCGAAGTGCATTGACAAAACATGATTATTAAACTTTCTCCCCACTGAATGAGTAGCTGAGCTCTGTCCCAGGTAGCACTCTGGAATGGATCTAGAGTTAAATGAAAGCTTGAAAACTAGAAATTATTAGAAGCACTACGGTAGAGTTCTTTTTTAGAAGAGTAAATTTGGCTGTGAGTTTCATTAACCAATCTACACATAACATTCACATTAACTCCTTGACTTTGATGTCATCTGTAACAATATTTTCCATAACCTATTTATTTCCGGGGAGAGGCAGGGTGGAGGGGAATCCCTTAACCAGTATTTAGACTTATTTTAAGTCCCGGTTACAGGCATTTCAGTGGTCCTAAACATTTTACCTAGGTCCCTGTAATCCCAATCTATACTTCCTGATAGGTGCTAAATCAGATTTCTCAAAGTCATTCAAATGAGTCTCCACACTTGACTTGGATCATCAAAGCAGTTCTTGATATTATGCTTCATCCCATTACTTACAGTCgtgtcctttccttttgctgtttcaCGAGCAAGCTACCGACAGGAACATCCCTTCAGAAACCTATCAGCACAGAATTTTACATACAAGTCACCATATGCAGCATGTACCACCGCTAAACTCAGCTGTTACTGTAGCTCTCTGAAATTCTTTACAGTTTGCCCCGCTCTCCTCCAAGTTTAGTTAGGAGTTTTGCTCCTTCTTCATTCGCCTTTTCCCGCGGAGCATTAATCTAGACATTGCAGAGCAACCATAATAATTACTGCCGTGCTGAAAAACCATCACCTGATCCTAATTTGCCATTAGTTTCTTTTTAACTCACTATTCATGTCATCGTGTTAGTACTTGGGGTCTTTACTTACTCTTCTTCAAAGATCTTTTAGATCCTAAACTACGTACACAAAACCGCGATCTTTACAGATGGGATGGGCTAAATCCAAATTACTTCTCTGCAGAGAGCACAAGCTGTTGCAGTGTGTGTCAGCCGGCGGCATGGCTCTCTGGGCGCGGAGGGACAGACAGCGGCAGCCGCTGCTCCGGGCGGGCGCACGTTCGCGAGACGCCGCAAACTGGGCTCCAGGGACTTCAAGCGAAAAGGAAGGCACGGATCAAGAGGGCAGAGGTGGAGGTTCCGGGGAGCTTCTTTACCAGGGACTGCCTTGTTACGCTACACCATGTTAACGTGCCCACCGTTCCTGCCCTCCCCCGGCCCTTGGGGCAGGGATGCCGGCAGAGATGCCGACAGCTGCACCAGATCAGCTCCCTTGCCGCGGGCTGCTGGGCGAGGGTCGCGGCCGCCGGTACTCACTGCCTGTAAGGGTCGTGGAAAGGCAGGGCCAGCCAGTCTCCGTGCATGGCGTGCATGTAGCCCACCATCTCCTCGGCGCTGTGGTCGGAGGAGATGAAGACGACCTCGAAGGGGGCGGGGGGCTCggtctcctccagcagctccgtGTAGAAGTCGCAGAGGACGGGGGTGAAGTCGCGGCACGGCGAGCACCAGCCGGCGGAGAAGTACAAGCCCACAACCTTGTTCTGCAGGGCCTCCTCGGGGTCCACGCTGCGGCCATCCTTGCTGACCAGGAGCCGCCCGCTGAACACATCCACCATGCTATCACCGCCCGGACCCCGCCGCGGGCAGCGGAGCCAAGCGCGGTCCCGTAGCTTCTCCACACGGGGACCGACCCTCCTTCCGCTCGGCACTGAATCcacccagggcagtgactcAGTGCCACACCGTCCCAAACTCAGCAACACACTAACCCGCTCATCTTACCGCTGGCGCTGCTTTTATAGCCGCCCACTGCCGACCGGCACTCGCGGTCACCCAAGGAGACGCAGCCCCGCCCCGGCTCCTGCCCCTTTTTCCTCTAAGTGCCAAATCGGCTTTCTGAGGCAACGACAGTTCAAGACATGCTGAAGATGCGGAACTTTCAATCAGTAATCGCCTGCACACCAGTGTTGTGTCTCTTCAGCTTGCCATGGTCTTCATTCACCATCTCTCCCCTGAAGATCTTATCACAAATCTTGGTCAGATTTGGCACCAAACTTCTTTATTATCAGACGTCCACAGTACTAAGTGTTTTCATAGCATGGAAGATCATCTAAATTCTGGTTATAAAAAGGGGCTGTCTATTTTCCGTCCAAGCAGATGAGACGAATTCTGATTTTATTCCAGTGCATTTAACATGTGTTTCAgttgaataatatttttttcctcgAGCTGATACTGagtttgaaattaataaaaatggcATTGTGTTACAAATATGCAATCTCTTTTCTGCCTAAAGCAaccttcaaaaagaaaatgaaagatgatTTGGCTGTAGGGGTATTAAATTATGGTTTAATTAAAGGATCATAGCAGAGCGATAACCACACCTGGTAGATTGtctcctttttatttcacaaTACCCAATTGAAAGAGaatttgcctttaaaaattaGCAGAATCTTCCTAAACAAATTCTGATGTCTTTAATGGACACTGAAAGTGTCTAAGAAGCTAGCATAAAAATAGTTCCCATTAAAATTCTGTATACAATGAATCTTATTGCTTCAGTTCATAATATCTGAGAAAATATGATTTCACTGGTTAAAGCAGAAATGAGTAGGAGATATCAATTAAGAAACATGGTAGCCTGAACTTGCATggaatctctctctctctctctctctctccctctccctctctctccctctctctccctcccctctctctctctctccctctctctccctcctccccctcacctctctctctctctctctctctctctccctctctctctccttctctctctctctctctccttctctctcctctctctctctccttgcctctctctcactctctcctctctcctcctctatCCTCtcctctcatctctctctctctccctctctctctctctctccccctctctctcctcctctctcctcctctctctctccctccctcctcctctctctctctctctctctctccctctctccctctctctctccctctctctcctctctctccctctctctctcccttctctccctctctctccctctctccctctctctcctctctcctctctctccctctctctctcctccctctctctcctctccctctctctctctcacctctctctcactctccctctctctcaccCTCTCTCTCACTCACTCCCTCTCTCCtcactctcctctctctccctctccctctctctccctctcttctctctctctccctctctctcctctctctctccctctctctctccctctctctctccctctctctctccctctctctctccctctctctctctctctctcccctccctctccctccctctctctctcctctccctctctccctctctctctcctctccctctctcccactctctctcctctccctctctctctccccctctcctccctctctccctcctcctctccctctccctctccctccctcctcctccctctctctctccctccccctctctccccctctccctcctcctctctctccc
This region of Pithys albifrons albifrons isolate INPA30051 chromosome Z, PitAlb_v1, whole genome shotgun sequence genomic DNA includes:
- the NXNL2 gene encoding nucleoredoxin-like protein 2, giving the protein MVDVFSGRLLVSKDGRSVDPEEALQNKVVGLYFSAGWCSPCRDFTPVLCDFYTELLEETEPPAPFEVVFISSDHSAEEMVGYMHAMHGDWLALPFHDPYRHDLKKKYNITAIPKLVIVKQTGEVITDKGRKQIREKGLSCFRNWLESADIFQNFSS